From Blattabacterium cuenoti, a single genomic window includes:
- the mreC gene encoding rod shape-determining protein MreC yields the protein MREFFNFFLKWRFFIFFFLLEFSAIFLSFSNSKFHKNIYAGSSNFMIGKIYEVNYKLRRYFLLEIENEKLLNENKRLRDAQIFSKIRKISKDFKKEDINYLQQYIFTPVQIINNSIHEQENYITINKGSIDGIKPDMGIILSNGIAGIIIKTSTHFSIAISILNPKIKVNARLKKNKYFGTLSWDGMNYEYVILYDIPRHSTIHKGDIVETDGKSATFPEGIPIGKVYSYKFDEEHANYVIKVKLMANFSTIENAYVVKNLLKQEWNNLQLYKVENK from the coding sequence ATGCGTGAATTTTTTAATTTTTTTTTGAAGTGGCGTTTTTTCATTTTCTTTTTTTTATTAGAATTTTCGGCTATTTTTCTTTCTTTTTCAAATTCAAAATTTCATAAAAATATTTATGCTGGTTCTTCCAATTTTATGATTGGAAAAATCTATGAAGTAAATTATAAACTACGTCGTTATTTTTTATTAGAAATAGAAAACGAAAAACTTTTAAATGAAAATAAAAGATTACGTGATGCTCAAATATTTTCTAAAATAAGAAAGATATCTAAAGATTTTAAAAAAGAAGATATTAATTATTTACAACAATATATTTTTACACCCGTACAAATTATAAATAACAGTATTCATGAACAGGAGAATTACATAACTATAAATAAAGGCAGTATAGATGGAATCAAACCAGATATGGGTATTATATTATCCAATGGAATTGCAGGAATTATTATAAAAACTTCTACACATTTTAGTATAGCGATTTCTATTTTAAATCCAAAAATTAAAGTAAACGCTAGACTAAAGAAAAATAAATATTTTGGAACTCTTAGTTGGGATGGAATGAATTATGAATATGTGATTTTATATGATATCCCCAGACATTCTACCATACATAAAGGGGATATCGTTGAAACAGATGGAAAATCTGCCACTTTTCCTGAAGGAATTCCTATTGGGAAAGTCTATTCTTATAAATTTGATGAAGAACACGCTAACTATGTAATAAAAGTGAAATTAATGGCTAATTTTTCTACGATAGAAAATGCTTATGTAGTCAAGAATTTATTGAAACAAGAATGGAATAATCTTCAACTTTATAAAGTTGAAAATAAGTAA
- a CDS encoding rod shape-determining protein codes for MGLVIDLMKNLFTQEIAIDLGTANTLIMHNNKVIVDLPSIIAIDVRTKKVLAVGEDAKQMQGKTHENIKIYKPLKDGVIADYQVAELMIKEFIKKVPGINNKFFTPSLTMVICIPSGITEVEKRAVKDSAQHLNAKEVYLIEEPMAAAIGSGISVTKAEGNMIIDIGGGTTECGVIALGGIVCQKSIKIAGDVFTNDIAYFLRSKYNLYIGERTAEKIKIDIGAAMESIETPPEDIHIQGRDLPTGKPKEMNLSYKETIPALDKSILRIEDAVMETLSRTPPELAADIYKTGIYMAGGGSLLRGLDKRISNKTGLSVSLVEDPLRAVVKGTGVALKNIDKFTFLMK; via the coding sequence ATGGGATTAGTAATAGATTTGATGAAAAATCTTTTTACTCAAGAAATTGCTATAGATTTAGGTACAGCAAATACACTTATTATGCATAATAACAAAGTGATTGTCGATTTACCTTCTATCATAGCAATAGATGTAAGAACAAAAAAAGTATTAGCTGTGGGAGAAGACGCTAAACAAATGCAAGGAAAAACACATGAAAATATTAAGATATATAAACCATTAAAGGATGGAGTCATTGCAGATTATCAAGTAGCAGAACTGATGATCAAAGAATTTATCAAAAAAGTTCCGGGTATTAATAACAAATTTTTTACTCCATCATTAACAATGGTCATTTGTATTCCTTCTGGAATCACAGAAGTAGAAAAAAGAGCTGTGAAAGATTCAGCTCAACATCTTAATGCTAAAGAAGTTTATCTCATAGAAGAACCTATGGCCGCGGCTATAGGATCAGGTATTTCTGTCACTAAAGCAGAGGGGAATATGATTATTGATATAGGAGGTGGAACTACAGAATGTGGAGTTATAGCTTTGGGAGGTATCGTTTGCCAAAAATCGATCAAAATAGCTGGAGATGTTTTTACTAATGATATAGCTTATTTTCTTCGTTCTAAATATAATTTGTACATTGGAGAAAGAACTGCTGAAAAAATAAAAATAGATATAGGAGCAGCAATGGAATCCATAGAAACTCCACCAGAGGATATTCATATACAGGGAAGAGATCTTCCTACAGGAAAACCTAAAGAAATGAACCTTTCTTATAAAGAAACAATTCCTGCTTTAGATAAATCCATTTTACGAATTGAAGATGCTGTTATGGAAACACTTTCTAGAACTCCTCCGGAACTTGCAGCAGATATTTATAAAACAGGAATATATATGGCAGGAGGAGGTTCTCTTTTAAGAGGATTAGACAAAAGAATTTCCAATAAAACAGGCCTTTCTGTTTCTTTAGTAGAGGACCCTTTGAGAGCTGTCGTTAAAGGAACAGGAGTTGCGTTAAAAAATATTGATAAATTTACATTTTTAATGAAATAG
- the folK gene encoding 2-amino-4-hydroxy-6-hydroxymethyldihydropteridine diphosphokinase, giving the protein MKEHKEHDVFLLQGSNKENKKKYLDKSLILISKNIGKIVDFSSYFESEAWNMKNYSIFYNRALHIKTYYSPIDLLKNILNIEFIMGRRKKYFEEEQYQNREIDIDILFYDHVIIYSCILTIPHPLLHLRRFVLEPMCEIAPKKNHPIFNLTILEMLGLCMDKLYVQKIFK; this is encoded by the coding sequence TTGAAAGAACATAAAGAACATGATGTATTTTTGTTACAAGGAAGTAACAAAGAAAATAAAAAAAAGTATTTAGATAAATCTTTAATTTTAATATCTAAAAATATTGGTAAAATTGTTGATTTTTCATCATATTTTGAAAGCGAAGCATGGAATATGAAAAATTATTCTATCTTTTATAATAGAGCTTTGCATATAAAAACGTATTATTCTCCTATTGATCTTTTAAAAAATATTTTAAATATAGAATTTATCATGGGAAGAAGAAAAAAATATTTTGAAGAAGAGCAATATCAAAATCGAGAAATAGATATAGATATTTTATTTTATGATCATGTTATTATATATAGTTGTATTTTAACAATCCCACATCCATTATTACATTTACGAAGATTTGTGTTAGAACCTATGTGTGAAATTGCTCCTAAAAAAAATCATCCAATATTTAATTTAACTATTTTAGAAATGTTAGGATTATGCATGGATAAATTATATGTTCAAAAAATATTCAAATGA
- a CDS encoding putative LPS assembly protein LptD has protein sequence MHKIQFFIYIIILFIFSISFGNEKEKNNDISPHKIKHDLFFLKDVLKYKSDIQEYDIKEGKSYLKGKASIEYDNTKIEADYIEFNWINGDLYAKSKEKSVLFQKGNQQYLVDHIHLNLNNQIGEAKNFSIKEENHILIANNIFKKKKHLLMNKITYISDPFFLKKKDNYPDFYLKTDYLKYSFEKKYIFSGPVFFYWYRVPMPIIFPFLYIPIKLNQPSYGIICPKFGIQNKKIYMEDLGLFFPISDFLNFRVDTSIYDIEKWKIKTRIEYKLRYAYDGFINFDYQNISSRKKHYLFQWKHRSDFKSDSDINFNADINYDNIFLHNKNDNFSYINIRKKLSNYLWFMDIYMIQNQKNEIKFIIPELIFHTRKTFFSDKKNFFLNQVNIENKFHLNNFIDFNKKKHFHTDFTHNMSMTAYFPFFDPYLRISSKIFYKDFYRWNSPYFYVSSFQKTDLSINIISIPFYKIWKFKDTFQIKHQIKPILSFHIIYFPPVFYNVKNHFERRIDLILNNNWIIKIPWNTVYKKIEIFKEINSSWIIDPDFIGWKNFYVMGNTDLIQNLEAKYKAGINFDKEKKNNMIYFDFSFSSNHEINFFSIKNEFQKKGKNRYDYFFFDHKNYAKYPIPCNLKIDIHSNYENFLTKKKFFQTFISLNGSINITKYWKIRFHTDYDLLKNKVILANIIFNRDLRSFEMSFNWIFFQNYSWSFFIGLKDPNLRNIIQYNEKN, from the coding sequence TTGCATAAAATTCAATTTTTTATTTACATCATCATATTATTTATTTTTTCTATTTCTTTCGGAAACGAAAAAGAAAAAAACAATGATATAAGCCCTCATAAAATAAAACATGATTTATTTTTTTTGAAAGATGTTTTAAAATATAAATCAGATATACAAGAATATGATATAAAGGAAGGAAAATCGTATTTAAAAGGAAAAGCTTCTATAGAATATGATAATACAAAAATTGAAGCAGATTATATAGAATTTAATTGGATTAATGGAGACTTATATGCAAAGTCAAAAGAAAAATCTGTTTTGTTTCAAAAAGGAAATCAACAATATTTAGTTGATCACATTCACTTAAACTTAAATAATCAAATAGGAGAAGCAAAAAATTTTTCCATAAAAGAAGAGAATCATATTTTGATAGCTAACAATATTTTCAAAAAAAAAAAGCATCTTTTAATGAATAAAATTACATATATATCAGATCCTTTTTTTTTAAAAAAAAAAGATAATTATCCTGATTTTTATTTAAAAACAGACTATTTAAAATATTCTTTTGAAAAGAAATATATTTTTTCAGGTCCCGTTTTTTTTTATTGGTATAGAGTTCCAATGCCTATTATTTTTCCTTTTTTATATATACCTATAAAATTGAACCAACCATCTTATGGTATTATATGTCCAAAATTTGGAATTCAAAATAAAAAAATCTATATGGAAGATTTAGGTCTATTTTTTCCTATTTCTGATTTTTTAAATTTTAGAGTAGATACATCAATATATGATATTGAAAAATGGAAAATTAAAACAAGAATAGAATATAAATTAAGATATGCTTACGATGGATTTATAAATTTTGATTATCAAAATATATCAAGTCGAAAAAAACATTATTTATTTCAATGGAAACATCGTTCTGATTTCAAATCAGATTCTGATATAAATTTTAACGCCGATATTAATTATGATAATATTTTTTTACATAATAAAAACGATAATTTTTCTTATATCAACATAAGGAAAAAGTTATCTAATTATTTATGGTTTATGGATATTTATATGATTCAAAATCAAAAAAATGAAATCAAATTTATAATTCCAGAATTAATTTTTCATACAAGAAAAACTTTTTTTAGCGATAAAAAAAATTTTTTTTTAAATCAAGTAAATATTGAAAATAAATTTCATTTAAATAACTTCATAGATTTTAACAAAAAAAAACATTTTCATACTGATTTTACTCACAATATGAGTATGACGGCTTATTTTCCTTTTTTTGATCCTTATTTAAGGATTTCATCTAAAATTTTTTATAAAGATTTTTATAGATGGAATTCTCCATATTTTTATGTTTCAAGTTTTCAAAAAACGGATTTATCAATTAATATAATATCTATTCCTTTTTATAAAATTTGGAAATTTAAAGATACTTTCCAAATAAAACATCAAATCAAACCGATTCTATCTTTTCATATAATATATTTTCCTCCTGTTTTTTATAATGTCAAAAATCATTTTGAAAGAAGAATCGATTTGATTTTAAATAACAATTGGATCATAAAAATACCATGGAATACTGTTTATAAGAAAATAGAAATATTTAAAGAAATCAATTCTTCATGGATTATTGATCCTGATTTTATAGGATGGAAAAATTTTTATGTAATGGGAAATACTGATTTAATCCAAAATTTGGAAGCAAAATATAAAGCAGGAATAAATTTTGACAAAGAAAAAAAAAATAATATGATATATTTTGACTTTTCTTTTTCTTCTAATCATGAGATTAATTTTTTTTCTATAAAAAACGAGTTTCAAAAAAAAGGAAAAAATCGTTATGATTACTTTTTTTTTGATCATAAAAATTATGCAAAATACCCCATTCCATGTAACTTAAAAATTGATATTCATTCCAATTACGAAAATTTTTTAACAAAAAAAAAATTTTTTCAGACCTTTATTAGTCTTAATGGATCTATAAATATTACAAAATATTGGAAAATCAGATTTCATACGGATTACGATTTATTGAAAAATAAAGTAATATTAGCAAATATTATTTTTAATAGAGATTTAAGAAGTTTTGAAATGAGTTTTAACTGGATTTTTTTTCAAAATTATTCTTGGTCATTTTTCATAGGATTAAAAGATCCTAATTTGAGAAACATTATACAGTATAATGAAAAAAACTAA
- a CDS encoding RidA family protein: protein MIVNKFSIEKIPSYGPYNTCVLVGGFLFVSGQIAVNENTKKLDTDNNIEIETKKVMENIKIILSENGIGFQNVIKTSIFVTDIRFFPKINDVYSKFFHKGNYPARETIQVSGLPKNANVEISLIAYKN from the coding sequence ATGATAGTAAACAAATTTTCAATAGAAAAAATACCATCTTATGGTCCATATAACACATGTGTTCTTGTTGGAGGTTTTTTATTTGTTTCTGGACAAATAGCCGTTAATGAAAATACAAAAAAACTTGATACCGATAATAATATAGAAATAGAAACAAAAAAAGTGATGGAAAATATCAAAATTATTCTTTCAGAAAATGGAATAGGATTTCAAAATGTTATCAAAACTTCTATTTTTGTAACAGATATAAGATTTTTTCCTAAAATCAATGATGTATATTCCAAATTTTTTCATAAAGGAAATTATCCTGCTAGAGAAACTATTCAAGTTTCTGGACTACCTAAGAATGCTAATGTTGAAATATCTTTAATAGCATACAAAAATTAA
- a CDS encoding OstA-like protein, producing the protein MKYEYLIFIVFLLFPLNKIFSSSNSHESFYNQVQKTIQIIHADFIQNDDHNKTFVLTGNVHLKYDKYHLFCDKIIYYKKYNKFHGCGNIRLEFKKNKIISQNIVGNFFDFKLSGKVILYQDKIKLTSDIINFNFKKKLFQAINNVVLFLDKIKLTTGVLEYNFTGDRIFYKKNGIIHYGDYTVSSKEGFLYIKNKKIELKRNIKLISQNYIVYANTLEYLFKQNQVNFHNTVIVVQKKNFDNFIYAQKALFSFQKKIFLFKNYVSIHYDNIIVRGKYLFFDQKKKCGFIQKILLKDSTKKYFLISEYGKFDFDSGSLILNKNPKVIKMLKNDSVVIYSNIFKINVKKNFSYLIQAFSVNIFFLNQLIQGKCDLFNYASSNNYTQFDGNPIFWFYNQKITGKTIHVHFQNENDGFLKYIKIIKNAFYTEKINSEEFNQVEGNTMTGFFDKKNYLEKVIIQGNVNALFFFYPDKERKIIHRSFCEILSIYLDQSKKIIKISCKNEAYSKFIPIDKNTPKEDFYLPQFSWKDQNIPIKNKKIFIHQEIDQYKKEIFLEKEDMKIMIKK; encoded by the coding sequence GTGAAATATGAATATTTAATTTTTATTGTTTTTTTATTATTTCCGTTAAACAAAATATTTTCTAGTTCTAATTCTCATGAATCATTCTATAATCAAGTTCAAAAAACTATACAAATAATTCATGCAGATTTTATACAAAACGATGATCATAATAAAACTTTTGTTTTAACAGGAAATGTTCATTTAAAATATGATAAATATCATCTTTTTTGTGATAAAATTATATATTACAAAAAATATAATAAATTTCATGGATGCGGAAATATCAGATTGGAATTTAAAAAAAATAAAATAATATCTCAAAATATAGTAGGTAATTTTTTTGATTTTAAATTATCAGGGAAAGTCATTCTATATCAAGATAAAATCAAATTAACATCGGATATTATTAATTTTAATTTTAAAAAAAAATTGTTTCAAGCCATTAATAATGTTGTTTTATTTTTAGATAAAATCAAATTAACAACTGGTGTATTGGAATATAATTTTACAGGAGATCGAATTTTTTATAAAAAAAACGGAATTATTCATTATGGAGATTATACCGTTTCTAGTAAAGAAGGTTTTTTATATATCAAAAATAAAAAAATAGAATTAAAACGTAATATTAAATTAATAAGTCAAAATTATATTGTATATGCCAATACATTAGAATATTTGTTCAAACAAAATCAAGTCAATTTTCATAACACCGTGATCGTAGTGCAAAAAAAAAATTTTGATAATTTTATTTATGCTCAAAAAGCACTATTTTCATTTCAAAAAAAAATATTTTTATTTAAAAATTATGTCAGTATTCATTATGATAATATAATTGTAAGGGGAAAATATTTGTTTTTCGATCAGAAAAAAAAATGTGGTTTTATTCAAAAAATTTTGTTAAAAGATTCAACAAAAAAATATTTTTTGATAAGCGAATATGGAAAATTTGATTTTGATTCTGGTTCTTTAATTCTAAACAAAAATCCCAAAGTTATCAAAATGTTAAAAAATGATTCAGTTGTTATTTATTCAAATATTTTTAAAATAAATGTCAAAAAAAATTTTTCATATTTAATTCAAGCTTTTTCTGTGAATATTTTTTTTTTGAATCAACTTATTCAAGGAAAATGTGATCTTTTCAATTATGCATCTTCAAATAATTATACACAATTTGATGGAAATCCTATATTTTGGTTTTACAATCAAAAAATTACTGGAAAAACTATACATGTTCATTTTCAAAATGAAAATGATGGTTTTTTGAAATATATAAAAATTATCAAAAACGCCTTTTATACAGAAAAAATTAATTCAGAAGAATTTAATCAGGTCGAAGGAAATACTATGACTGGTTTCTTTGATAAAAAAAATTATTTAGAAAAAGTGATAATTCAAGGAAATGTTAATGCCCTTTTCTTTTTTTATCCGGATAAAGAAAGAAAAATAATTCATCGATCGTTTTGTGAAATTTTATCAATATATTTAGATCAATCCAAAAAAATAATAAAAATTTCTTGCAAAAATGAAGCATATTCCAAATTTATTCCAATAGATAAGAATACTCCTAAAGAGGATTTTTATTTACCCCAATTTTCTTGGAAAGATCAAAATATACCTATCAAAAACAAAAAAATTTTTATCCATCAAGAAATAGATCAATATAAAAAAGAAATCTTTTTAGAAAAAGAAGATATGAAAATTATGATAAAAAAATAA
- a CDS encoding aspartate aminotransferase family protein has protein sequence MKKLEKDFFQYQTQINPYPMSIMVNHAEGSYIYGIDGKKYLDFVAGVSVNVLGHGNKEIKKAIKKQTDKYLHTMVYGEFIQKPCVELCKKISENIPYPLSNTYLVNSGTEAVEGALKLAKCYTGKEEIISCKWSYHGSTQGSMSIMGYENFKRPFRPLLPLVKFIRFNHIEELIHSITEKTACVILETIQCSSGIILPDFSFLKEIRKQCNQKKALMILDEIQTGFGRTGKLFAFEHYDIVPDILIMGKGMGGGMPISAFVSSKKIMKTFSDIVPFGHLTTFGGNPVSASASLATLNQIINSDIMEQVSLKEKWIRKYLIHNEIKNIHGKGLFLSFELKNKDTVEKVLINCLKKGLILFRFLFHNSFIRISPPLTITKEEIKRGCSIILESLNKL, from the coding sequence ATGAAAAAATTAGAAAAAGATTTTTTTCAATATCAAACTCAAATAAATCCATATCCTATGAGTATTATGGTCAATCATGCAGAAGGCAGTTATATTTATGGAATCGATGGTAAAAAATATTTAGATTTTGTAGCAGGGGTTTCCGTCAATGTTTTAGGACATGGAAACAAAGAAATTAAAAAAGCCATAAAAAAACAAACAGATAAATACTTACATACTATGGTATATGGAGAGTTTATACAAAAACCTTGTGTAGAGCTTTGTAAAAAAATATCAGAAAATATTCCATACCCACTTAGTAATACTTATTTAGTTAATTCTGGAACGGAAGCCGTGGAAGGTGCTTTAAAATTGGCTAAGTGCTATACCGGAAAAGAAGAAATTATATCCTGTAAATGGTCTTATCATGGAAGTACTCAAGGTTCTATGAGTATAATGGGATATGAAAATTTTAAAAGACCTTTTAGACCTTTGTTACCTTTAGTTAAGTTTATTAGATTCAATCATATCGAAGAATTAATTCATTCTATAACAGAAAAAACTGCTTGTGTTATTTTAGAAACTATTCAATGTTCTTCTGGAATTATATTACCTGACTTTTCTTTTTTAAAAGAAATCCGAAAACAATGTAATCAAAAAAAAGCTTTAATGATACTTGATGAAATCCAAACTGGATTTGGAAGAACAGGAAAACTTTTTGCATTTGAACATTATGATATCGTTCCTGATATATTAATCATGGGAAAAGGAATGGGAGGAGGAATGCCTATTAGTGCTTTCGTTTCATCTAAAAAAATTATGAAAACTTTTAGTGATATTGTTCCTTTCGGCCATTTAACTACTTTTGGAGGAAACCCTGTTTCTGCTTCTGCTTCTTTAGCTACTTTAAATCAAATAATCAATTCCGATATTATGGAACAAGTATCATTAAAGGAAAAGTGGATCAGAAAATATTTAATTCATAATGAAATTAAAAATATTCATGGGAAAGGTCTTTTTTTATCTTTTGAATTAAAAAACAAAGATACTGTGGAAAAGGTTTTGATAAACTGTTTAAAAAAAGGACTAATATTATTTCGTTTTTTATTTCATAATAGCTTCATTCGTATATCTCCTCCGTTGACCATTACAAAAGAAGAAATTAAAAGAGGATGTTCTATTATTCTTGAAAGTTTAAATAAACTTTAA
- the truA gene encoding tRNA pseudouridine(38-40) synthase TruA: MRFFIELAYNGKHFFGWQIQKNVNTVEEKLEYCLSKLLKTSINIVGASRTDKGVHAQQMFAHFDYEKKINNNFVNKLNVFLPKSIQVLKIFPVKKNIHARFDAIKRTYKYYLTHEKNPFNQDFSWYYFYPLDIQKMNIASKKLMEYEDFSSFCKKKRNKKHYEKENNICKIYHASWSEENNVLCFTIEANRFLRSMVRGIIGSLINVGRNKIHMNEFIKIIELKNSNFCKLIVPACGLFLTKIIYPEDIFL; encoded by the coding sequence TTGAGATTTTTTATTGAATTAGCTTATAATGGAAAACATTTTTTTGGATGGCAAATTCAAAAAAATGTCAATACAGTAGAAGAAAAATTAGAATACTGCTTATCAAAATTATTGAAAACATCAATAAACATTGTAGGTGCTAGTAGAACAGATAAAGGAGTTCATGCTCAACAGATGTTTGCACATTTTGATTATGAAAAAAAAATAAACAATAATTTTGTAAATAAATTAAATGTTTTTTTACCTAAATCGATTCAAGTTTTAAAAATATTTCCAGTAAAAAAAAATATTCACGCAAGATTTGACGCTATAAAACGAACATACAAATATTATTTAACACATGAAAAAAATCCATTCAATCAAGATTTTTCTTGGTATTATTTTTATCCACTAGATATTCAAAAAATGAATATAGCTTCAAAAAAACTTATGGAGTATGAAGATTTTAGTTCCTTTTGTAAAAAAAAAAGAAATAAAAAACATTATGAAAAGGAAAACAATATATGTAAAATTTATCATGCTTCTTGGTCAGAAGAGAATAATGTGTTATGTTTTACCATTGAAGCTAATAGATTTTTAAGATCAATGGTTAGAGGTATTATAGGTTCACTTATAAATGTGGGAAGAAATAAAATTCATATGAATGAATTTATAAAAATTATAGAATTAAAAAATTCTAATTTTTGCAAATTAATAGTTCCTGCATGTGGTTTATTTCTGACTAAAATTATCTATCCAGAAGATATTTTTTTATGA
- a CDS encoding ABC transporter ATP-binding protein codes for MKENLNKRKSYLKQLILITLNYKFILILIIITSVLISFISAYRPKLIQKAIDIHILYKDFLGLKNILTLITILLFLESIFHFVLLYLSNVLAQNVIEKIRILLFEKLLHFKNSFFNKTPIGKLVSYSVSDIETITVIFNDGILLVSGDVLRIIMIIIMMYTVHQKLSFVVFLTIPFMYIITRFFQKTLKKTFHEERIHTSRMNSFLQESIIGMSIIQLFHKEKEEYLKFKSINYKLMNAHFKTIFYFSIFFPIVEIISAITISIVIFYGGFHAIEIGNVKPGQIIAFIFFIYLLFRPMRQIADRFNIIQRGIAGIERIFYILNSDYEEIIINKGNLRFDKLKGHIVFNNVHFSYINNEMVLNGVSFEIKPGEKVAIVGSTGSGKSTITHLISRFYEIQKGNIWIDGHSIQDIELKNLRSHIRVVTQDTFLFNDSIINNITLGNPSIKIDQIENMAKKIGIHNFITSLPHGYKFIVKERGSLLSLGEKQLISFLRVQMHPYSVLILDEATASLNKELEKMIYHATDLLTKHKTSIIITHRLSTLENADKILAIDNGSIVEKGTHQELIQLNGYYAGLYKKSLNKKN; via the coding sequence ATGAAAGAAAATTTGAATAAGCGAAAATCCTATCTAAAACAGTTGATTTTAATTACCTTGAATTATAAATTTATATTAATATTAATAATAATTACTTCTGTATTAATTTCTTTTATTTCAGCTTATCGTCCTAAATTAATACAAAAAGCTATAGATATTCATATTCTTTATAAAGATTTTTTGGGGTTAAAAAATATATTGACATTAATAACCATACTTCTTTTTCTAGAAAGTATATTTCATTTTGTTTTATTATATCTATCTAATGTATTAGCACAAAATGTTATTGAAAAAATAAGAATTCTTTTATTTGAAAAATTATTACATTTTAAAAATTCTTTTTTTAATAAAACACCAATAGGAAAATTGGTATCTTATTCTGTATCCGATATAGAAACTATAACTGTCATATTTAATGATGGAATTTTACTTGTTTCTGGAGATGTTTTAAGAATTATTATGATTATCATTATGATGTATACAGTTCATCAAAAATTATCTTTTGTAGTTTTTTTAACTATTCCTTTTATGTACATCATAACTCGTTTTTTTCAAAAAACGTTAAAAAAAACATTTCATGAAGAACGTATTCATACTTCACGTATGAATAGTTTTTTACAAGAAAGTATTATAGGAATGTCTATTATTCAACTTTTTCATAAAGAAAAAGAGGAATATTTAAAATTCAAATCTATTAATTATAAGTTAATGAATGCACATTTTAAAACCATTTTTTATTTTTCTATTTTTTTTCCTATAGTAGAAATAATTTCTGCAATAACAATAAGTATTGTCATATTTTATGGAGGATTTCATGCAATTGAAATAGGAAATGTGAAACCTGGACAAATTATTGCTTTTATTTTTTTCATTTATCTTCTTTTTCGTCCTATGCGACAAATAGCGGATCGATTTAATATAATACAAAGAGGAATCGCTGGAATAGAGCGTATATTTTATATTTTAAATTCTGATTATGAAGAAATTATTATTAATAAAGGAAATTTACGTTTTGATAAATTAAAAGGACATATTGTATTTAATAATGTTCATTTTTCTTACATAAACAATGAAATGGTATTAAATGGAGTTTCTTTTGAAATTAAACCAGGAGAAAAAGTTGCTATAGTAGGATCAACAGGTTCTGGAAAATCTACAATTACTCATTTAATTTCTAGATTTTATGAAATACAAAAAGGAAATATTTGGATTGATGGTCATTCTATTCAAGATATAGAGTTAAAAAATTTAAGATCACATATAAGAGTGGTAACACAAGATACTTTTTTATTTAATGATTCAATTATAAATAATATCACATTAGGAAATCCTTCTATTAAGATCGATCAAATAGAAAACATGGCAAAAAAAATAGGAATACATAATTTTATTACATCTCTACCTCATGGATATAAATTTATAGTAAAAGAAAGAGGAAGTTTGCTTTCTCTTGGAGAAAAACAATTAATTTCTTTTTTAAGAGTTCAAATGCATCCTTATTCTGTGCTTATATTAGATGAAGCAACTGCATCTTTGAATAAAGAATTAGAGAAAATGATTTATCATGCTACAGATCTATTAACTAAACATAAAACTTCTATTATCATCACTCACCGTCTTTCAACATTAGAAAATGCTGATAAAATATTGGCTATTGATAATGGATCTATTGTAGAAAAAGGAACTCATCAAGAATTAATTCAATTAAATGGATATTATGCAGGTTTATATAAAAAATCTTTAAACAAAAAAAATTAA